The genomic stretch CACCGCGCCCGACCCCTTCTCCGGGTCGGAGTACTCATCCGCCACCACGGGAATGGACCGCCCCGTCAGAGGCAGGATCACGCGCTTGCCCACCAGGTCGCGGAAGCGCGCATCCTCCGGATGCACCGCCACCGCGGTGTCGCCGAGCATGGTCTCGGGCCGCGTGGTCGCCACCACCAGGAAGCGACCCGGCTCGCCCTCGACCGGATAGCGCAGGTGCCACAGGTGGCCCTTCACCTCCTTGCTCTCGACCTCGAGGTCCGAGATCGCGGTAAGGAACTTCGGATCCCAGTTCACCAGCCGCTTGTCGCGGTACAGCAGGCCTTCCCGATACAGACGCACGAACACCTCGCGCACCGCCTCGGACAGGCCCTCGTCCATGGTGAAGCGTTCGCGCGGCCAGTCCAGCGAGGCGCCCAGCCGGCGCAGCTGCCGCGTGATGGTCCCACCCGACTCAGCCTTCCAGTCCCACACGCGCTGGATGAAGGCCTCGCGCCCCATGGTCCGGCGGTCGGCATTGCCCTGCTGCGCCAGCAGGCGTTCCACCACCATCTGCGTCGCGATGCCGGCATGGTCGGTCCCCGGCTGCCACAGCGCATCGCGCCCCTGCATCCGCCGCCAGCGGATCAGTACGTCCTGCAGCGTGTTGTCGAGCGCATGCCCGATATGCAGCGACCCCGTCACGTTGGGCGGCGGAATCATGATGGTGAAGGGCTTCGCCGGCGAAGCAGGGTTCGCCGAGAAGGCGCCGGAAGATTCCCAGCCCTTATAAAGGCGCTGTTCGATCGCGGCGGGGTCGAAGGACTTGTCGAGCATGGCGGCATCCCTTCCCCGCCGGCGCGCCCTGCGTCAAGGGCGCAGGCAGCGCACGCGCCGGTGCCCGTCGCGCCCCTGCGCGATTCCACCCTCGCCCGATCCGGGCTAAGCACTATCGCGGCACCCCGCCCGCCGCCGCGGCGGTACGGATGCCGCCCGGCACGAGTCCGAAGGCCCACGCCGCCCCGCGACAGGAATCGCCCATGACCGCCAGCCGCCGCCTGCTGTTCGCCCTGCCCGCCGCCGCGTTGGCCCGCCCGGCGCTCGCCCAGTCGCCCTGGCCGCAGGGACCGGTGCGGATCATTGCCCCCTTCCCGCCCGGCGGGTCGGTCGACACCATCTCGCGACTGCTGCAGCCGCATCTGTCGGCCGATCTCGGCGTGCCGGTGGTGATCGAGAACCGCCCCGGCGCCTCGGGCGCGATCGGCACCGCCGCCCTCGCCCGTGCCCCCGCCGATGGCAATACCTGGGCGATGGTCTTCGACACCCACGCCGTGAACCCGGCGCTGATCAGCACGCTCGGCTTCGACACGAAGCGCGACCTGGTGCCCGTCATGCTGGTCGGCACCGCGCCCATGCTGATCACGACGCACAATTCCCGACCCTGGCGGACCCTGTCCGAGGTGATCGCCGCGGCGAAGGCGCGCCCCGATACGCTGACCTATGGGTCGATCGGCAATGGCAGCCTCGCGCATCTGACGATGTCACTGATGCAGACCGCCGGCGACTTCCGGGTGGTGCACGTGCCGTATCGCGGCGGCGGGCCCATGAGTGCGGCGGCGGCGGCCGGCGAACTCGACATGCCCATGGCGACCAATGCCGGCCTCGGCGGCCAGGTGAACGTCACGCTGCGGCCGCTGGCGCAGACCGGCGCCCGGCGGTCGGCGCTGTTCCCCGACCTGCCGACGGTGGCGGAATCAGGCGTCCCGGGCATCGATGCCCTGGCCTGGTGGGCGGTGATCGGCCGTGCCGGCGTGCCAGCGCCGGTGGTCGCCCGCTTCCACGCCGCGCTGACGAAGGCACTCGCGGTGCCGGAGGTGCGTGCGCGACTGTCCGGCCCGCTGGGCGTCGACGTGGTGGGATCCTCGCCCGAAGCCTTCGGCACCTTCCTCGATGCCCAGATGGACACCTGGACGCGCGTGGTGCGCGACCACAACATTCGCCCGGACTGACCCCCGGGCGCCGGCGCGTCAGGTCAGGGCGCGACCGACCACGCGCTCGATCTCGGCGCGCACCAGGCGCTCGACGATGCCCGGCAGGTGCTGGTCCAGCCAGGCCTTGAGCAGCGGGCGGAGTTCCTCGCGCACCACGTCCTCGATCGACGGGCCACCGCGATACACCGACGACCCGCGCTCGGCGGCCACGGTGCGCAGCAACTGTCCGACCGAGGCCGTGGCGGCCGCGGCGACAGCCGGGGCCAGCAGCGAATCGGCCGACAGCACCATCGGCGGCGGCGCGGCGGGCGGTGCAACCGCGGCTGGCGGGGCCGCGGCCGCCGCGTTCACCATCATGTCCTCGGTCAACAACAGCGGTTCGTCGGCGCTGGGCGCGGCGGGCGGCGCCGCGGCAGGTTCGGGCAGCGGAATGCCGATCGGCAGCGGCGCGGGCTGCGCCGCCTCGGCCTCGGGTGGCGCGGCAGCGGTCGCATCGGGCGCGGGCGGCGCCTCGTCCTCGTTCAGGATGCGGCGGATGGAGGCGAGGATATCCTCCATCGACTGGTCGGAGGCGACGCCCGTTGCCGCCGCGCCCGCGGGGGGCGCTGCCTGTCCGCTCATGGTGCCGTTCGTCCCGATGCTGTGGGGGGCAGGGTCTGCACCTGCACCACGCCCTGCGGCGGCGGCGGGGAACCGCCGGCGCCCTCGGAGAAATCCCCGGTGCCGAACCAGCGGTCGCGCACCGCATTGTAGTAGTTGCGCGGGTCGTAGATCTGCACCGGCAGGCCGAGATCCTGTGCGGTCAGCCGCCCCATGGTCGTGGCCACCGCATAGGAGGCGTTGATCAGGGTCGCGAGCGAGCGCACCAGGTTCACGCGCGCCTGCAGCAATTCCTGCTCGGCGTTCAGCACATCGAGCGTGGTGCGGCTGCCCACGATCGCCTCGCGCTGCACGCCATCGAGGGCGATTTCCTGCGCGCGGATCTGCGCCCGCACGGATTCGACCTGCGCGCGGGAACTGCCCAACGTCTCCCAGGCCTCGGTCGCCTGCTGCGCGGCAACGCGGCGCGCATCGGCCACCTGCTGGCGCGCCTGCTGCGCCTGCTGGCGTGCCTGGCGCACCAGCGCGTGCTCGGCGCCGCCCTGGTACAGCGGCACGTTCAGGTTCAGCGTGACCTGCGCGCCGGTCTGGCGCGACCCGCGCTGCGCGTTGTTGTCGAGCCGGAAGGCCGACCCGTTCGCGGTCACCTGCGGCAGGAGGTTGGCGAACTGCACGTCGATCTGGTCGCGCGCGGCGGCTTCGTCGAACACGGTCGCGACCACGGTGGGGTTGTTCTCGGTGGCGAAGCGCACGGCCTCCTGCTGGGAGCGGACCGGGGGCGCGAGGGGCGGCGGCGCCGTGACCCGCAGCGGCTCAAGGCCGGTCCAGCGCAGGAAATTGGCGCGCGAGGACTGCGCCACGCCCTGCGCCTGGTCGAGCTGGAAGCGCGCCAGCGCCAGGCGCGATTCGGCCTGCGCCACGTCGGTGCGCGTGATCTCGCCGACGCGGAAGCGCTCGTTCGTCGCCTGCAGCTGGCGTTCCAGCACCTGCACGTTGTTGGTGTTGAGGCGCACTTCCTCCTGGTCGCGGATGAAGAACACATAGGCGCGCACCGATTCGAACAGGACTTCCTGCTCGGCGATCAGCAGTCGGGCGCGTTGGGCATAGACCTGGTTCTCGGCGCGCCGCGTCTGCGCGGTGGTGCGCCCGCCGCGGTAGATCGGCTGGCTGACCGTCGCCTGCAGCGTGCCCGTCCCGCGCGCGGAATCGCTGTAGTTCGAGAACGGGGTCTGCGGCGTGCGCCCCAGCCCGGTCACGAAGCCCGTCGTCGGGTCGGTGACCGGGAAGATCGCGCCGCCGGCGGTGGCCTGCGTGCGCGTGGTCGTCTCGGTGTAGCCCGCCGCGCCGGCGATCACGACCGTGGGCCGCCACCCAGCCAGCGCCTGGGGCACGTTCTCGTCCACCGCGCGCGCGGCGGCGCGCGCCGCGAGCAGGCGCGGATTTCCCGAATAGGCCGACGCCAGCGCCTCCTGGAGGGTCTGCGACCACCCCTCGGTGGCCGGCAGGATCGCGAGGGCGGCGGAAAGAAGCATTTTGCTGCGCAGGCTCATGGTCACCCTATGCCGTCCCCGGTTTGGCGGGCCGGCCATGCGGCCAGGCCGAAGCCCGGGGCACTCCGGAAGTCTCGCGCAAAAGTCTTAACGCACCGCAACAGGGCGGCGCCACCCCCGGCACGGCAAAGAAGTGTGTCACCGGCTCGATCCCTGGGCGCCACGGCCCGGCCAGCCCGCTTTCCGGCCAGGTTGGCGTCGGGCACCCACCCCGCCCGGCCAGCCAGCGACGGCATCGGTGATGGGTGCACGAGGAGACCGGTGCCGCCGGTCCGCAAACCGCGCTAGAATGCGAAGGCGGGCGCGCCAGCGAAACCCGGCAACGGCGCCGCGTGCGCATCGAATTCGCGTGTCGCACTCACCGCCCCGCCGGCGCGGCGCAGCAGCATCGCGCGCCCCGGCGGGCCGCCCTGCAGGCTGATGGCGACCAGGCGCCCGCCTTCGGCGAGTTGGTCCTCGACCACGCGCGGCACCGCCGCCACGCCGCCCTCGATGATGATGACGTCGTAGGTCTCGCCGGCGGCGTGGCCGTGCGAGGGGTCGGCCTCGACCAGCGTCACGGTGCCGGGGGGCACCGCCGCCGGCAGCGCCGCGCGCGCGATCGCGAGCAGCGCGGGGTCGGATTCCACCGCAGTGACCGACCCGCCGATCGCCGCCACCAGCGCCGCGCCGAAGCCGGTGCCCGCGCCCAGCACCAGGGCGCGTTCGCCGCGCCGCAGCCCGGCGAGTTGCACCAGGCGCGCCAGCACCATGGGCTGCATCATGGCCCGCCCGCCCGGCAGCGGCAGGTCGGCATCGGCATACGCGCGCGCGGCCAGCGCGGGCGGGACGAAGCGCTCGCGCGGCAGGTCGCGCATGGCGGCAACGATACGCGGATCCTCGACGCGGTTGGGGCGCAGCTGTCCATCGACCATGAACCGGCGCGCCTCGGCGAAATCCATCGTGCTCGACCCTGCGAAATCCGGCCCGGTTATAGGTCGGCCGCGCCCTGCACGCCAAGCGGGCGCTTGACCGCGGGGCGCGCGCAGCCGATATGGGCGGCCCGCGCGGTCCGGTGGCCGAGTGGTCAGGCACAGGTCTGCAAAACCTGCTACGTGGGTTCGATTCCCGCCCGGACCTGATCGCGCGGGGCGGCTTTACAGGGGTGCCGCGCCCCACTATACGCGGCGCCCGGCTCCTGATCCCCGATAGCTCAGCTGGTAGAGCGCGGGACTGTTAATCCCTAGGTCGTTGGTTCGAGTCCAACTCGGGGAGCCAGACACCCAAACTCCGCGACACGCCGGCCGGTCCGCCTCGGAACCGGGCCGCCGCTGCGCGTTCAGCGCTCCCGCCCCGCGATCCCCCGCGTCGCCATCATCACCGCGGACAGCAGCGCGAACAGCCCGATCGCACCGGCCAGCAGCGCCATGCTCTCCATCCGCAGCACCACATACAGAAAGCCGAACAGCGCCG from Roseomonas fluvialis encodes the following:
- a CDS encoding tripartite tricarboxylate transporter substrate binding protein, which translates into the protein MTASRRLLFALPAAALARPALAQSPWPQGPVRIIAPFPPGGSVDTISRLLQPHLSADLGVPVVIENRPGASGAIGTAALARAPADGNTWAMVFDTHAVNPALISTLGFDTKRDLVPVMLVGTAPMLITTHNSRPWRTLSEVIAAAKARPDTLTYGSIGNGSLAHLTMSLMQTAGDFRVVHVPYRGGGPMSAAAAAGELDMPMATNAGLGGQVNVTLRPLAQTGARRSALFPDLPTVAESGVPGIDALAWWAVIGRAGVPAPVVARFHAALTKALAVPEVRARLSGPLGVDVVGSSPEAFGTFLDAQMDTWTRVVRDHNIRPD
- a CDS encoding DUF2497 domain-containing protein; translation: MSGQAAPPAGAAATGVASDQSMEDILASIRRILNEDEAPPAPDATAAAPPEAEAAQPAPLPIGIPLPEPAAAPPAAPSADEPLLLTEDMMVNAAAAAPPAAVAPPAAPPPMVLSADSLLAPAVAAAATASVGQLLRTVAAERGSSVYRGGPSIEDVVREELRPLLKAWLDQHLPGIVERLVRAEIERVVGRALT
- a CDS encoding TolC family outer membrane protein, translating into MSLRSKMLLSAALAILPATEGWSQTLQEALASAYSGNPRLLAARAAARAVDENVPQALAGWRPTVVIAGAAGYTETTTRTQATAGGAIFPVTDPTTGFVTGLGRTPQTPFSNYSDSARGTGTLQATVSQPIYRGGRTTAQTRRAENQVYAQRARLLIAEQEVLFESVRAYVFFIRDQEEVRLNTNNVQVLERQLQATNERFRVGEITRTDVAQAESRLALARFQLDQAQGVAQSSRANFLRWTGLEPLRVTAPPPLAPPVRSQQEAVRFATENNPTVVATVFDEAAARDQIDVQFANLLPQVTANGSAFRLDNNAQRGSRQTGAQVTLNLNVPLYQGGAEHALVRQARQQAQQARQQVADARRVAAQQATEAWETLGSSRAQVESVRAQIRAQEIALDGVQREAIVGSRTTLDVLNAEQELLQARVNLVRSLATLINASYAVATTMGRLTAQDLGLPVQIYDPRNYYNAVRDRWFGTGDFSEGAGGSPPPPQGVVQVQTLPPTASGRTAP
- a CDS encoding protein-L-isoaspartate O-methyltransferase family protein; protein product: MDFAEARRFMVDGQLRPNRVEDPRIVAAMRDLPRERFVPPALAARAYADADLPLPGGRAMMQPMVLARLVQLAGLRRGERALVLGAGTGFGAALVAAIGGSVTAVESDPALLAIARAALPAAVPPGTVTLVEADPSHGHAAGETYDVIIIEGGVAAVPRVVEDQLAEGGRLVAISLQGGPPGRAMLLRRAGGAVSATREFDAHAAPLPGFAGAPAFAF